The Blastococcus sp. HT6-4 genome window below encodes:
- a CDS encoding ABC transporter permease produces the protein MVRRVGQSLVVLAGVSVVVFGLVHLVPGDPVRLALGTRFSQESYDALRERSGLDQPLIEQFFGWLGRALQGDLGVSFRSGETVTSQIAERLPATLTLAFASILVALLIAIPLGTISALRPRSLVDRVATVISQFGISVPDFWMGIVLILVFAGTLGWLPSGGYVPLTEDPGAWLQRLLMPALVTGVVSGSVITRFVRSSMLEALGSDHVRTAQAKGLPTRQVFTWHVLRNALLPLVTVTGVQLAYLLSGVVVVEIVFSWPGLGQLALQAVQARDYPVLQGAILLFAVVFLVINLIVDLLYTAIDPRIRR, from the coding sequence CTGGTCCGGCGGGTCGGCCAGTCGCTGGTCGTCCTCGCCGGGGTGAGCGTGGTGGTGTTCGGCCTGGTGCACCTCGTACCGGGCGATCCGGTGCGGCTCGCCCTGGGCACCCGCTTCTCCCAGGAGAGCTACGACGCGCTGCGCGAGCGGTCCGGCCTGGACCAGCCGCTGATCGAGCAGTTCTTCGGCTGGCTGGGCCGGGCCCTGCAGGGGGACCTGGGCGTCAGCTTCCGCAGCGGGGAGACCGTCACCTCGCAGATCGCCGAGCGGCTGCCGGCCACGCTCACCCTGGCCTTCGCCTCGATCCTGGTCGCCCTGCTGATCGCGATCCCGCTGGGCACGATCTCGGCGCTCCGCCCCCGCTCGCTCGTCGACCGCGTCGCCACGGTCATCAGCCAGTTCGGCATCTCGGTGCCCGACTTCTGGATGGGCATCGTGCTCATCCTGGTCTTCGCCGGGACGCTGGGCTGGCTGCCGTCGGGCGGCTACGTGCCGCTCACCGAGGACCCGGGCGCCTGGCTCCAGCGCCTGCTCATGCCGGCGCTGGTGACCGGTGTGGTGTCCGGCTCCGTCATCACCCGCTTCGTGCGGTCCAGCATGCTCGAGGCGCTGGGGTCCGACCACGTGCGGACGGCGCAGGCGAAGGGCCTGCCCACGCGTCAGGTGTTCACCTGGCACGTGCTGCGCAACGCCCTGCTCCCGCTGGTCACGGTGACCGGCGTGCAGCTGGCCTACCTGCTCTCCGGCGTCGTCGTCGTGGAGATCGTGTTCTCGTGGCCCGGGCTGGGGCAGCTGGCCCTGCAGGCGGTCCAGGCCCGCGACTACCCGGTGCTGCAGGGCGCGATCCTGCTGTTCGCGGTGGTGTTCCTGGTGATCAACCTGATCGTCGATCTGCTCTACACGGCCATCGACCCCCGGATCCGGCGATGA
- a CDS encoding ABC transporter permease subunit: protein MSIQPTPGPPPYQEPDGDRRPETPGEPPGGSPQRETQTGPPTLRPARPQWRETLSLLLHNPTAAIAGALLLLIVVVAVFDETFAPEGANAISIADRLESPSWEHPFGTDDLGRDILSRVILGASVSLRVGFLAVGFALVVGSLIGLLAGYYGKWIDDVLMRFMDVLFAFPAVLLAIAVLAVRGPGSGNTALAIGIVYTPIFARVTRASVLGVREEVYVRASRSVGASDWRILSRHVLPNAAPPIIVQTSISLAFAVLAEAALSFLGLGTQPPNPSWGLMLAEGRGYIELAWWLAFFPGMAIFLTVLCFNLLGDGLRDALDPRQRTLMAGSGK from the coding sequence ATGAGCATCCAGCCGACACCGGGGCCCCCGCCCTACCAGGAACCGGACGGCGACCGCCGGCCGGAGACGCCCGGGGAGCCGCCCGGCGGGTCGCCGCAGCGGGAGACGCAGACCGGGCCGCCGACGCTGCGACCGGCCCGGCCGCAGTGGCGGGAGACGCTGAGCCTGCTGCTGCACAACCCGACGGCGGCCATCGCCGGGGCCCTCCTGCTGCTGATCGTCGTCGTGGCGGTCTTCGACGAGACGTTCGCCCCCGAGGGGGCCAACGCCATCTCCATCGCCGACCGGCTGGAGTCACCGAGCTGGGAGCACCCGTTCGGCACCGACGACCTCGGGCGGGACATCCTCAGCCGGGTGATCCTCGGCGCCTCGGTGTCGCTGCGGGTCGGGTTCCTCGCCGTCGGCTTCGCGCTGGTCGTCGGCAGCCTCATCGGGCTGCTCGCCGGTTACTACGGCAAGTGGATCGACGACGTCCTCATGCGGTTCATGGACGTGCTGTTCGCGTTCCCGGCGGTGCTGCTGGCGATCGCCGTCCTCGCCGTCCGCGGCCCGGGGTCGGGCAACACCGCCCTGGCCATCGGGATCGTCTACACGCCGATCTTCGCCCGCGTCACCCGGGCCAGCGTGCTGGGCGTGCGCGAGGAGGTCTACGTGCGGGCCTCCCGGTCGGTGGGGGCCTCGGACTGGCGGATCCTCAGCCGGCACGTGCTGCCGAACGCGGCGCCGCCGATCATCGTCCAGACCTCGATCAGCCTCGCGTTCGCCGTGCTGGCCGAGGCGGCGCTGTCCTTCCTCGGTCTGGGCACCCAGCCGCCCAACCCGTCGTGGGGGCTGATGCTGGCCGAGGGGCGTGGCTACATCGAGCTGGCCTGGTGGCTGGCGTTCTTCCCCGGGATGGCGATCTTCCTGACCGTGCTCTGCTTCAACCTGCTCGGCGACGGGCTCCGCGACGCGCTCGACCCGCGGCAGCGCACGCTGATGGCCGGGAGCGGGAAGTGA
- a CDS encoding ABC transporter ATP-binding protein, with protein sequence MSEPVLEVEDLRVRLRTPRGPADVVNGLSYTVGAGETVAVVGESGSGKSVSVLALLGLLPARVATVTGRALLRGEDLLTMPPERLRQVRGPGAGMVFQDPMTSLNPVLTIGRQLVEGIRAHGDVSRSAARARAAELLREVGLPDPDGALDRYPHELSGGMRQRVVIAIALSNSPSLLIADEATTALDVTVQAQIIELVEKLQAEHGTGVIWITHDLGVVAGIADRVLVMYGGRCVEDGTVDDVLERPAHPYTRGLLGSLPDLAAPVGPDGEVPELTAVPGLPPPPTDLPPGCVFWPRCPVRADPRCETEQPPLAIVSRTAGDGAAGATASGTYRGDGGALPHRAATWCTETADRGQG encoded by the coding sequence GTGAGCGAGCCGGTGCTGGAGGTCGAGGACCTGCGGGTGCGGCTGCGGACGCCGCGCGGCCCGGCCGACGTCGTGAACGGGCTGAGCTACACCGTGGGCGCGGGGGAGACGGTCGCCGTCGTCGGTGAGTCCGGCAGCGGGAAGAGCGTCTCCGTGCTGGCCCTGCTCGGGCTGCTGCCCGCCCGGGTCGCGACGGTCACCGGCCGGGCGCTGCTGCGGGGCGAGGACCTGCTGACCATGCCGCCCGAGCGGCTGCGCCAGGTGCGCGGGCCGGGCGCCGGCATGGTGTTCCAGGACCCGATGACCTCGCTGAACCCGGTGCTCACGATCGGCCGGCAGCTGGTCGAGGGCATCCGGGCGCACGGCGACGTCTCGAGGTCCGCCGCCCGCGCCCGGGCCGCCGAGCTGCTGCGCGAGGTGGGCCTGCCCGATCCCGACGGGGCCCTGGACCGCTATCCGCACGAGCTGTCGGGCGGGATGCGCCAGCGGGTGGTCATCGCGATCGCGCTGAGCAACTCGCCGTCGCTGCTGATCGCCGACGAGGCGACGACGGCGCTGGACGTCACGGTGCAGGCGCAGATCATCGAGCTGGTCGAGAAGCTGCAGGCCGAGCACGGCACCGGCGTCATCTGGATCACCCACGACCTCGGGGTGGTCGCCGGCATCGCCGACCGGGTGCTGGTCATGTACGGCGGGCGCTGCGTGGAGGACGGCACGGTCGACGACGTCCTGGAGCGCCCGGCGCACCCGTACACGCGCGGGCTGCTGGGCTCGCTGCCCGACCTGGCCGCGCCCGTCGGCCCCGACGGCGAGGTGCCCGAGCTGACCGCGGTCCCCGGGCTGCCGCCGCCGCCCACCGACCTGCCGCCCGGCTGCGTCTTCTGGCCGCGGTGCCCGGTGCGGGCCGATCCGCGCTGCGAGACCGAGCAGCCGCCGCTGGCGATCGTCTCCCGGACCGCGGGGGACGGGGCCGCCGGCGCGACCGCGTCCGGGACGTACCGGGGCGACGGGGGTGCCCTGCCGCACCGCGCGGCGACCTGGTGCACGGAGACGGCGGACAGGGGGCAGGGATGA
- a CDS encoding ABC transporter ATP-binding protein — protein MSDDVLVAARGVEVHFPVGASGVRRRPTGLLRAVDGVDLDILRGEALGLVGESGCGKSTLGNALLHLVPPTGGTVTFDGQDVAAMDRRGLKEMRRRAGMVFQDPFASLDPRRTVAQTVSEPLEVHGLRSGKRERAARVGELLELVGLDPAVAGRYPHEFSGGQRQRVGIARALAGEPDFLVCDEAIASLDVSVQAQVLNLLRRLQRQLGLTLLFISHDLSAVRHISDRIAVMYLGRIVELGPAAAVGTEPQMPYTQALLSAVPVPHPALERQRKRIVLRGDVPSPAAVPSGCRFRTRCPYVFEPCDDVDPALQPAGVPGQLAACHLHGVAGTPVERTPEGVTAEP, from the coding sequence ATGAGCGACGACGTGCTGGTCGCCGCGCGCGGGGTGGAGGTGCACTTCCCGGTCGGCGCGAGCGGGGTCCGCCGGAGGCCCACGGGCCTGCTGCGGGCGGTCGACGGCGTGGACCTCGACATCCTCCGCGGGGAGGCGCTCGGGCTGGTGGGGGAGTCGGGCTGCGGCAAGTCGACGCTGGGCAACGCGCTGCTGCACCTGGTGCCGCCCACCGGGGGCACGGTGACCTTCGACGGCCAGGACGTCGCCGCGATGGACCGCCGCGGCCTCAAGGAGATGCGCCGCCGGGCCGGGATGGTGTTCCAGGACCCGTTCGCCTCGCTCGATCCGCGCCGCACGGTGGCGCAGACGGTGAGCGAGCCCCTGGAGGTGCACGGGCTGCGGTCGGGCAAGCGGGAGCGGGCCGCGCGGGTGGGGGAGCTACTGGAGCTCGTGGGGCTGGACCCCGCGGTGGCCGGCCGCTACCCGCACGAGTTCTCCGGTGGCCAGCGGCAACGCGTCGGCATCGCCAGGGCGCTGGCCGGTGAGCCGGACTTCCTGGTGTGCGACGAGGCGATCGCCTCCCTCGACGTCAGCGTGCAGGCCCAGGTGCTCAACCTGCTGCGCCGGCTGCAGCGGCAGCTGGGGCTCACGCTGCTGTTCATCTCCCACGACCTGTCCGCCGTCCGGCACATCTCCGACCGGATCGCCGTCATGTACCTGGGGCGGATCGTGGAGCTCGGGCCGGCGGCGGCCGTGGGCACCGAGCCGCAGATGCCCTACACGCAGGCCCTGCTGTCGGCGGTGCCGGTGCCGCACCCGGCGCTGGAGCGGCAGCGGAAACGGATCGTGCTGCGCGGCGACGTCCCCTCGCCGGCGGCCGTGCCCAGCGGCTGCCGGTTCCGCACCCGCTGCCCCTACGTGTTCGAGCCGTGCGACGACGTCGACCCGGCGCTGCAGCCGGCCGGGGTGCCCGGTCAGCTCGCGGCCTGCCACCTGCACGGCGTCGCCGGCACGCCGGTCGAGCGGACGCCGGAGGGCGTCACCGCCGAACCCTGA
- a CDS encoding MFS transporter yields MTTTDRRPRATWRLVLPALALVLVALCLRAPFAAVGPLLAELGGELALSTGALAVVTALPLVCFGLVSPFAPALATRVGLHRAVLVGVVLLAVGILVRLAATPGLYVGTVLLTGGIAIANVLLPAVARAEYGARSAVVVGMIVASMAASASIGAGLAQPLATAAGSAVLGLLLWGVPVLAALVAVAALARARRHVPPPPPAPAGARTAVLRDRVALAVTLFFGLQSLSFYAMLTWLAEILEAEAGVSPVAAGGLLALAAALGIPASLVVPPLAARRPGQGGWVLVGTLPVLAGITGLILAPAAAPLLWTLLYGIGTGTAFPLAMTLILQRTRDPAQTGRLSAAAQSVGYLVAATGPLGVGLLHEVTGGWRPGLVALLFVVVAQLVVGLAAARPRLVGTSV; encoded by the coding sequence GTGACCACCACCGACCGGAGGCCGCGGGCCACCTGGCGGCTGGTGCTGCCCGCCCTCGCCCTCGTCCTGGTGGCGCTCTGCCTGCGCGCGCCCTTCGCCGCGGTGGGTCCGCTGCTCGCCGAGCTCGGCGGCGAGCTCGCGCTCTCCACCGGGGCGCTCGCCGTCGTCACCGCCCTGCCGCTGGTCTGCTTCGGGCTGGTCTCGCCGTTCGCCCCCGCCCTCGCCACGCGCGTCGGCCTGCACCGCGCCGTGCTGGTCGGCGTCGTCCTGCTGGCGGTGGGGATCCTGGTGCGCCTCGCGGCCACACCCGGGCTCTACGTCGGCACGGTGCTGCTCACCGGCGGCATCGCGATCGCCAACGTCCTGCTGCCCGCGGTGGCGCGGGCGGAGTACGGCGCACGCAGCGCGGTCGTCGTCGGGATGATCGTCGCCTCGATGGCGGCGTCGGCCAGCATCGGGGCCGGGCTGGCGCAGCCGCTGGCCACCGCCGCCGGCAGCGCCGTCCTCGGCCTGCTGCTGTGGGGCGTGCCGGTGCTGGCCGCCCTGGTCGCCGTCGCCGCCCTCGCCCGTGCGCGCCGCCACGTCCCGCCCCCGCCACCGGCTCCCGCGGGCGCCCGCACCGCCGTCCTGCGCGACCGCGTGGCGCTCGCCGTCACGCTCTTCTTCGGCCTCCAGTCGCTGTCGTTCTACGCGATGCTCACCTGGCTGGCCGAGATCCTCGAGGCCGAGGCCGGCGTCTCCCCCGTCGCCGCCGGCGGGCTGCTGGCGCTGGCGGCGGCGCTGGGCATCCCCGCGTCGCTGGTCGTCCCCCCGCTCGCGGCCCGGCGACCCGGCCAGGGCGGCTGGGTGCTCGTCGGCACGCTGCCGGTCCTCGCCGGGATCACCGGCCTGATCCTCGCCCCGGCGGCGGCTCCCCTGCTGTGGACGCTGCTCTACGGCATCGGCACCGGCACGGCGTTCCCCCTGGCCATGACGCTCATCCTGCAGCGCACCCGGGACCCCGCCCAGACCGGGCGGTTGTCCGCCGCGGCGCAGAGCGTCGGCTACCTGGTGGCCGCCACCGGCCCGCTCGGCGTCGGGCTGCTGCACGAGGTCACCGGCGGCTGGCGGCCCGGGCTGGTGGCGCTGCTGTTCGTCGTGGTCGCGCAGCTCGTCGTCGGCCTGGCCGCCGCCCGCCCCCGGCTGGTCGGCACATCGGTCTGA
- a CDS encoding IclR family transcriptional regulator C-terminal domain-containing protein, whose amino-acid sequence MTSVPDEPPAPVRDGTFVQSLDRGLAVIRAFDAEHPRLQLSEVARATGLTRAAARRFLLTLVQLGYVRADGREFSLRPRVLELGYSYLSGLTLPEVAQPHLETLVGRVEESSSLSVLDGDDVVYVARVHTKRIMTVLITVGTRFPAYATSMGRVLLAGLPDAELDAYLERAELARLTDRTVTDAAELRRTLVAVREQGYAMVDQELEEGLRSAAAPVCDRSGAVVAAVNLSVSASRTSLDQLEHDYVPPLLETAAQIEQDLGRRAGS is encoded by the coding sequence GTGACATCCGTGCCCGACGAGCCTCCGGCGCCAGTCCGGGACGGCACGTTCGTGCAGTCCCTCGACCGCGGTCTCGCGGTCATCCGGGCCTTCGACGCCGAGCACCCGCGGCTCCAGCTCAGCGAGGTCGCCCGGGCGACCGGGCTCACCCGCGCGGCCGCACGCCGCTTCCTGCTCACCCTCGTCCAGCTCGGCTACGTGCGCGCCGACGGCCGCGAGTTCTCCCTGCGGCCCCGCGTGCTCGAGCTCGGCTACTCCTACCTGTCCGGGCTCACCCTGCCCGAGGTCGCCCAGCCGCACCTGGAGACGCTGGTCGGCCGGGTGGAGGAGTCGTCGTCGCTGTCGGTCCTCGACGGCGACGACGTCGTCTACGTGGCCAGGGTGCACACCAAGCGGATCATGACCGTGCTGATCACCGTCGGCACCCGGTTCCCCGCGTACGCCACGTCCATGGGGCGCGTCCTGCTCGCCGGCCTCCCCGACGCCGAGCTCGATGCGTACCTCGAGCGCGCCGAGCTGGCGCGGCTGACCGACCGCACCGTCACCGACGCCGCCGAGCTGCGGCGCACGCTCGTCGCCGTGCGTGAGCAGGGCTACGCGATGGTCGACCAGGAGCTGGAGGAGGGTCTGCGCTCGGCGGCCGCGCCCGTCTGCGACCGCTCCGGTGCCGTCGTCGCCGCGGTCAACCTCTCCGTCAGCGCCAGCCGCACCTCGCTCGACCAGCTGGAGCACGACTACGTGCCCCCGCTCCTGGAGACGGCGGCGCAGATCGAGCAGGACCTCGGCCGCCGCGCCGGCTCGTGA
- a CDS encoding ABC transporter substrate-binding protein — MRRTVAALVTAPLMLVAACGGSDEESGTATTTAGGGEGGGLEQVSVGVIPIVDVAPIYLGDQQGFFEDCGLDLTLETGQGGAAIVPAVVSGQSEFGFSNITSLLLASSEGLPLQVVANGVASTGEQGEDFGAVITTPDSGITGAADLAGRTVAVNTLNNIGTTTVRESVRAAGGDPDSIQFVELPFPEMPAALQQGNVDAAWVVEPFLALATDEGAQVVTSNFVDTADDLTVAAYFTSQQYAQQNPEVVECFSSAMEQSLEYAQENPDAVREILGEYTQIDPAIAEEMTLPAWPTEINRDSVQTLSDLAVEDGLLDEAPDLDALLP, encoded by the coding sequence ATGCGCCGCACCGTGGCTGCGCTCGTGACTGCGCCGTTGATGCTGGTCGCCGCCTGCGGCGGCTCCGACGAGGAGTCGGGCACCGCCACCACCACCGCCGGTGGCGGTGAGGGTGGCGGGCTGGAGCAGGTGTCGGTCGGTGTGATCCCCATCGTCGACGTCGCGCCGATCTACCTCGGCGACCAGCAGGGCTTCTTCGAGGACTGCGGCCTGGACCTCACCCTGGAGACCGGCCAGGGCGGCGCCGCCATCGTCCCCGCGGTCGTCAGCGGTCAGTCGGAGTTCGGCTTCAGCAACATCACCTCGCTGCTGCTGGCCTCCAGCGAGGGCCTGCCGCTGCAGGTCGTCGCGAACGGTGTCGCCTCGACCGGTGAGCAGGGCGAGGACTTCGGCGCCGTCATCACGACCCCGGACAGCGGCATCACCGGCGCCGCGGACCTCGCCGGCCGGACCGTGGCCGTCAACACGCTGAACAACATCGGGACGACGACGGTGCGCGAGTCGGTGCGGGCCGCCGGCGGCGATCCGGACAGCATCCAGTTCGTGGAGCTGCCGTTCCCGGAGATGCCGGCCGCCCTCCAGCAGGGCAACGTGGACGCCGCCTGGGTCGTGGAGCCGTTCCTGGCCCTGGCGACCGACGAGGGCGCGCAGGTCGTGACGTCGAACTTCGTCGACACCGCCGACGACCTGACCGTGGCCGCGTACTTCACCAGCCAGCAGTACGCGCAGCAGAACCCCGAGGTCGTCGAGTGCTTCAGCTCCGCGATGGAGCAGTCGCTGGAGTACGCGCAGGAGAACCCGGACGCCGTCCGGGAGATCCTCGGCGAGTACACCCAGATCGACCCGGCCATCGCCGAGGAGATGACGCTGCCGGCCTGGCCGACCGAGATCAACCGCGACTCGGTGCAGACCCTGTCCGACCTCGCGGTCGAGGACGGGTTGCTCGACGAGGCACCGGACCTGGACGCCCTGCTGCCGTGA
- a CDS encoding ABC transporter permease: MTGSTATRASADPAAPPARSPRAGRRRTVPAWALGLLGLIALIVLVEVAPRIGLVPRRWFPPSSEIGAELVVQFGRPEFWTAVLETLKGWAIGLAIAAVAGVLLGLLLGTFRFAREFTASTIEFLRPIPSVALIPIAVLLYGNDLQSELLLVVYAAFWQILIQVLYGVQDVDPVAQDTARAYGLGPWARVRHVTWPTALPYVMTGLRLGAAVALILAVTAELVIGTAGLGNLLSTAQSSGAVVAAYAIVVTTGILGVIVNLVFRAVERRTLSWHPSQRAEVAA; the protein is encoded by the coding sequence GTGACCGGGTCGACCGCTACCCGGGCGTCGGCGGACCCCGCCGCGCCGCCGGCCCGCTCCCCGCGAGCGGGCCGGCGGCGGACGGTCCCGGCCTGGGCCCTGGGGCTGCTCGGCCTGATCGCGCTGATCGTGCTGGTCGAGGTGGCGCCGCGGATCGGGCTCGTCCCGCGGCGCTGGTTCCCGCCGTCGTCGGAGATCGGCGCGGAGCTGGTCGTGCAGTTCGGCCGCCCCGAGTTCTGGACCGCCGTCCTCGAGACCCTGAAGGGCTGGGCGATCGGCCTGGCCATCGCCGCGGTGGCCGGCGTGCTGCTGGGGCTGCTCCTCGGCACCTTCCGGTTCGCCCGGGAGTTCACCGCCTCCACCATCGAGTTCCTGCGCCCGATCCCGTCGGTGGCGCTCATCCCGATCGCCGTCCTGCTGTACGGCAACGACCTGCAGAGCGAGCTGCTCCTGGTCGTCTACGCGGCCTTCTGGCAGATCCTCATCCAGGTGCTCTACGGCGTGCAGGACGTCGACCCGGTCGCGCAGGACACCGCGCGCGCCTACGGGCTGGGTCCCTGGGCGCGGGTCCGCCACGTCACCTGGCCCACCGCGCTGCCGTACGTGATGACCGGGCTGCGCCTCGGGGCCGCCGTCGCGCTGATCCTCGCGGTCACCGCCGAGCTCGTCATCGGCACGGCGGGCCTGGGCAATCTGCTCTCCACGGCCCAGAGCAGCGGCGCGGTCGTGGCCGCGTACGCGATCGTCGTGACCACGGGCATCCTGGGCGTGATCGTCAACCTCGTCTTCCGGGCCGTCGAGCGGCGGACGCTGTCCTGGCACCCGTCCCAGCGAGCGGAGGTGGCGGCATGA
- a CDS encoding ABC transporter permease produces MSVLRRLAMTLGLPVILFAAWWFASAGSTSFFFPPLSEILDSLVEEWFGPRLVADVWPSLYRLAAGYALAVLVSLALGVLIGTSRTVRALTEPVFEFFRAIPPPVLVPIFILLLGLGDGMKIVVIAFGCMWPILLNTVEGVRAVDDVLSDTGTVYGLRGWSRLRHLVLPSASPQIFAGLRQGLSVAIILMVISELFAATNGLGYAVVQAQRSFAIPETWAGMIMLGLLGFLLALLFRVVESRQLAWYHGLRRAQRSS; encoded by the coding sequence ATGAGCGTGCTGCGTCGCCTCGCGATGACCCTCGGCCTGCCGGTCATCCTGTTCGCCGCCTGGTGGTTCGCCAGCGCCGGCAGCACCAGTTTCTTCTTCCCGCCGCTGTCGGAGATCCTCGACAGCCTCGTCGAGGAGTGGTTCGGCCCGCGCCTGGTCGCCGACGTCTGGCCGAGCCTCTACCGGCTGGCGGCCGGCTACGCCCTCGCCGTCCTGGTGTCCCTGGCCCTCGGCGTGCTCATCGGCACCTCGCGCACGGTCCGGGCCCTGACCGAACCGGTCTTCGAGTTCTTCCGGGCCATCCCGCCGCCGGTGCTGGTGCCGATCTTCATCCTGCTGCTCGGCCTCGGCGACGGCATGAAGATCGTCGTCATCGCCTTCGGCTGCATGTGGCCGATCCTGCTGAACACCGTGGAGGGCGTGCGTGCCGTCGACGACGTGCTCAGCGACACCGGCACCGTCTACGGCCTGCGCGGCTGGTCGCGGCTGCGGCACCTGGTGCTGCCGAGTGCCAGCCCGCAGATCTTCGCCGGCCTCCGCCAGGGGCTCTCGGTCGCGATCATCCTCATGGTCATCAGCGAGCTGTTCGCCGCCACCAACGGGCTGGGCTACGCGGTCGTCCAGGCGCAGCGCAGCTTCGCCATCCCGGAGACGTGGGCGGGCATGATCATGCTCGGCCTGCTCGGCTTCCTGCTGGCCCTGCTGTTCCGCGTGGTCGAGAGCCGGCAGCTCGCCTGGTACCACGGCCTGCGCCGCGCCCAGCGCTCCTCCTGA
- a CDS encoding ABC transporter ATP-binding protein: MLDVRGIKKVYESKDRTVEAVRDLTFTLPAGELACLVGPSGCGKTTLLKIMSGLLDPTEGEVLLEGQRVQGPPPGMAVVFQEYGRSLFPWMTVRENVELPLKQKKLPTARRTELVEESLSAVGLGEAHAAYPWQLSGGMQQRVAIARAVAYEPHVLLMDEPFAAVDAQTRADLEDLIRDLWHRFKVTTLFVTHDIDEAVYLGQRVLILSNSPTVIRDDLAIDLPDERDQLTTRSSPRFAELRARVYEQIHRSKDESAADGGPESATPLAPSPVTGPAPAAPDHSGF, encoded by the coding sequence ATGCTCGACGTCCGCGGCATCAAGAAGGTCTACGAGAGCAAGGACCGCACGGTCGAGGCCGTCCGCGACCTCACGTTCACGCTCCCGGCCGGGGAGCTCGCCTGCCTGGTGGGGCCCTCCGGCTGCGGCAAGACGACGCTGCTGAAGATCATGTCCGGCCTCCTGGACCCGACCGAGGGCGAGGTGCTGCTCGAGGGGCAGCGCGTGCAGGGCCCGCCACCGGGCATGGCCGTGGTCTTCCAGGAGTACGGCCGCAGCCTCTTCCCGTGGATGACCGTGCGGGAGAACGTCGAGCTGCCGCTGAAGCAGAAGAAGCTGCCCACCGCCCGACGCACGGAGCTGGTGGAGGAGTCGCTGTCCGCCGTCGGCCTGGGCGAGGCGCACGCGGCCTACCCGTGGCAGCTGTCGGGCGGCATGCAGCAGCGCGTGGCCATCGCGCGGGCGGTCGCCTACGAGCCGCACGTGCTGCTGATGGACGAGCCGTTCGCGGCCGTCGACGCGCAGACCCGCGCCGACCTCGAGGACCTCATCCGCGACCTGTGGCACCGGTTCAAGGTCACGACGCTCTTCGTCACCCACGACATCGACGAGGCCGTCTACCTGGGTCAGCGGGTGCTCATCCTGTCCAACTCGCCGACGGTGATCCGCGACGACCTCGCCATCGACCTGCCCGACGAGCGCGACCAGCTCACCACCCGCTCCTCCCCGCGGTTCGCCGAGCTGCGGGCCCGGGTCTACGAGCAGATCCACCGGTCCAAGGACGAGTCGGCCGCCGACGGCGGCCCCGAGAGCGCCACGCCGCTGGCGCCGAGCCCGGTCACCGGCCCGGCCCCGGCCGCACCGGACCACTCCGGCTTCTGA
- a CDS encoding geranylgeranyl reductase family protein translates to MEHWDVVVVGGGPAGAASALAARRADPSARVLVLDRVDFPRDKVCGDGVAAEALDVLAVLGIDPVAVTDGHPAVSRLRLTSPRGTTVERDTARPSHVIPRTVLDARLIAAAQDAGAVLRRHVVRQVTVHPDAVEVDGSVTAAVLIAADGAESVVRRAVGAGRNRADQLAVAIRGYGAELPGRRGVQVITTTEQRWPAYAWSFPLGDGRANIGYGELVSGGATRAGLLEGLQRLLPGVEGSQLRAHRLPLSTGRPHQPDGRVLLAGDAAALINPLTGEGIFYAVLSGALAGAASGHGAVAGAVYRRALDRRLGRHLRSSAAASRLSRWPVLMDAAFRAAAADQRVFDDVVALGLADGRLTARTLAAATRHLRPGWPA, encoded by the coding sequence GTGGAGCACTGGGACGTCGTCGTCGTCGGAGGGGGGCCGGCGGGCGCCGCGAGCGCCCTGGCCGCGCGCCGGGCCGACCCGTCGGCCCGCGTGCTCGTGCTCGACCGGGTCGACTTCCCCCGCGACAAGGTGTGCGGCGACGGCGTCGCGGCCGAGGCGCTCGACGTCCTCGCCGTCCTCGGGATCGACCCGGTCGCGGTCACCGACGGTCACCCGGCCGTGTCCCGGCTGCGGCTGACCTCCCCGCGCGGGACGACGGTCGAGCGGGACACCGCCCGCCCCTCCCACGTGATCCCCCGGACCGTGCTGGACGCGCGGCTGATCGCCGCCGCCCAGGACGCCGGGGCCGTCCTGCGCCGGCACGTCGTCCGGCAGGTGACCGTCCACCCCGACGCCGTGGAGGTGGACGGTTCCGTCACGGCCGCCGTGCTGATCGCCGCCGACGGCGCGGAGTCCGTCGTCCGCCGGGCGGTGGGCGCCGGCCGCAACCGTGCCGACCAGCTGGCCGTGGCGATCCGCGGCTACGGGGCGGAGCTGCCCGGCCGGCGCGGGGTCCAGGTGATCACCACGACCGAGCAGCGCTGGCCGGCCTACGCGTGGTCGTTCCCCCTGGGTGACGGGCGGGCGAACATCGGCTACGGCGAGCTGGTGTCGGGAGGAGCCACCCGCGCGGGCCTGCTCGAGGGCCTGCAGCGGCTGCTGCCCGGCGTCGAGGGCTCCCAGCTCAGGGCCCACCGGCTTCCGTTGAGCACCGGCCGGCCGCACCAGCCCGACGGCCGGGTGCTGCTGGCCGGCGACGCCGCCGCCCTTATCAACCCCCTCACCGGGGAGGGGATCTTCTACGCGGTGCTCTCCGGTGCGCTGGCCGGCGCCGCCAGCGGGCACGGTGCCGTGGCTGGGGCGGTCTACCGGCGGGCGCTGGACCGGCGCCTCGGCCGGCACCTGCGCTCGTCGGCGGCCGCGTCCCGCCTCAGCCGATGGCCGGTGCTCATGGACGCCGCGTTCCGTGCCGCCGCCGCCGACCAGCGGGTGTTCGACGACGTCGTCGCGCTCGGCCTCGCCGACGGCCGGCTGACCGCGCGCACCCTGGCGGCCGCCACCCGGCACCTGCGCCCCGGGTGGCCGGCGTAG